A single genomic interval of Amycolatopsis albispora harbors:
- a CDS encoding DUF309 domain-containing protein has product MRDRDPEGRARNARPRDGLGRPLPYGSPGVERQPEGVERTPAETLAEAQRLLDAGMPFHAHEVFEDAWKTGPEAEEGLWRGMAQLAVGLTHAARGNAVGGASLLRRGAANIEPYRADEPYGIDIAGLVQWAAKLAAELETQPAVVEPERAAPRLARTA; this is encoded by the coding sequence ATGCGAGACCGTGATCCAGAAGGGCGGGCGCGCAACGCGAGGCCGAGGGACGGCCTCGGACGCCCGCTGCCCTATGGCTCACCAGGGGTGGAGCGTCAGCCGGAAGGCGTCGAGCGCACCCCGGCGGAGACGCTGGCCGAGGCGCAGCGGCTGCTCGACGCCGGGATGCCGTTCCACGCGCACGAGGTGTTCGAGGACGCCTGGAAAACCGGTCCCGAGGCGGAGGAGGGGCTGTGGCGCGGCATGGCCCAGCTCGCCGTCGGGCTGACGCACGCCGCTCGCGGCAACGCGGTCGGCGGCGCTTCCCTGCTGCGCCGCGGCGCCGCGAACATCGAGCCGTACCGCGCGGACGAGCCGTACGGCATCGACATCGCGGGGCTGGTTCAGTGGGCGGCCAAGCTGGCCGCGGAGCTGGAGACGCAGCCGGCGGTGGTCGAGCCGGAGCGGGCGGCACCCCGGCTGGCGCGGACGGCCTGA